A genome region from Halodesulfovibrio sp. includes the following:
- a CDS encoding SiaB family protein kinase — protein MDFFSQKQQFLQDNGVILYFNGPVSQDVVEGVGEAVRSKLRHEAAGVSMMQRVFTILVEQMQNIIRYSTDRLAEDENGAETAWGQIIVGLDEEGGYFVSCGNKINSKDTQKLQKKIEHVQHMEPEELKKYYKEMRRKGPDSDSKGAGLGFIEMARKARAPLSFSIEPLDETSSFFAMKVKA, from the coding sequence GTGGATTTTTTTAGTCAGAAGCAACAATTTTTGCAGGATAATGGCGTTATCTTATATTTCAATGGTCCTGTCTCTCAGGATGTAGTTGAAGGCGTGGGCGAGGCTGTTCGCTCGAAGCTTCGTCACGAAGCGGCAGGCGTAAGTATGATGCAGCGTGTGTTTACGATTCTTGTTGAGCAGATGCAGAATATTATCCGGTATTCAACAGATAGGCTTGCAGAGGATGAAAATGGTGCTGAAACCGCGTGGGGACAGATCATAGTAGGTCTTGATGAAGAGGGTGGGTATTTTGTTTCCTGCGGGAACAAAATTAATTCAAAAGATACTCAGAAACTTCAGAAAAAGATTGAGCATGTTCAGCATATGGAACCGGAAGAATTGAAAAAATATTATAAAGAAATGCGCCGTAAGGGACCGGATTCTGATTCAAAGGGCGCAGGGTTAGGGTTTATTGAAATGGCTCGTAAGGCTCGAGCGCCTTTAAGTTTTTCTATTGAGCCACTTGATGAAACAAGCTCGTTTTTTGCGATGAAAGTAAAGGCATAG
- a CDS encoding SpoIIE family protein phosphatase — MSVARRLMDGAGWFNVRIKMCFFLALTMVGAPLTILVTGETLNRTELLDKLGLWAIVGLILLFPLSKLLTYLLVLFPIQQLNGLCLEIQKGNLNPFSEIPPEPAKQDELQKLRHNMFWMGHVIDCRQKEIRTAMEQLEDAQKQIQSSIDYAELIQKAFLPAQSDVAAVFKDSFLLWRQRDGVGGDSYWFKQTENGFFLGIIDCTGHGVPGAFMTLIVQSFLDRLDATKFEKNPAGVLTAVNKLIKKAFSSNGSSASPDDGMDCTFVYIDNEKTEMVFAGARNYLILRTPEGSLSEYKGDKKGVGMNKTPLEFEFTNQSIPVERGMRFYMLTDGLTDQVGGERRLPYGRKRFKAVISKNHNQMIEQQNELIEDFVAYQGEEKRRDDVLVFGGEL, encoded by the coding sequence ATGTCGGTCGCAAGAAGACTTATGGATGGTGCCGGATGGTTTAATGTCAGAATTAAAATGTGCTTTTTTCTTGCATTAACTATGGTAGGTGCGCCGTTAACAATCCTTGTAACAGGAGAAACGCTCAACCGTACTGAGCTTCTCGATAAATTGGGATTATGGGCAATTGTTGGACTGATTTTGTTGTTCCCATTATCCAAGTTACTAACGTATCTTTTGGTTTTGTTTCCCATACAACAACTCAATGGATTATGCCTTGAAATTCAGAAAGGCAATCTGAATCCTTTTAGTGAGATACCACCAGAACCGGCAAAGCAAGATGAATTGCAGAAGCTGCGCCATAATATGTTTTGGATGGGGCACGTTATTGATTGTCGTCAGAAAGAAATTCGTACGGCTATGGAACAATTGGAAGATGCGCAAAAGCAGATTCAAAGTTCTATTGATTATGCAGAGTTGATTCAGAAAGCATTTTTACCGGCACAAAGTGATGTTGCTGCTGTGTTCAAAGATTCATTTCTTTTATGGAGGCAGCGTGATGGTGTAGGGGGTGACTCCTATTGGTTTAAACAAACTGAGAATGGATTCTTTTTAGGCATTATTGATTGCACGGGGCATGGGGTTCCCGGAGCCTTTATGACGCTTATTGTTCAGTCATTTCTTGATAGATTGGATGCGACAAAATTCGAAAAAAATCCTGCTGGGGTTTTAACTGCTGTGAATAAGCTTATTAAAAAAGCATTCTCCAGCAATGGTAGCTCTGCCAGTCCTGATGATGGTATGGATTGCACCTTTGTGTATATTGATAATGAGAAAACAGAAATGGTGTTTGCTGGTGCTCGAAATTATTTAATCTTACGCACTCCCGAAGGCTCTCTTTCCGAGTATAAAGGGGATAAAAAAGGTGTGGGAATGAATAAAACCCCTCTTGAGTTTGAGTTCACAAATCAGAGTATCCCTGTGGAAAGGGGAATGCGGTTTTATATGCTGACAGATGGTTTGACAGATCAAGTTGGCGGTGAGCGCAGATTACCGTATGGTCGCAAACGCTTTAAGGCTGTCATCAGCAAAAATCACAACCAAATGATTGAGCAGCAGAATGAATTGATTGAAGATTTTGTAGCCTATCAGGGTGAAGAAAAACGTCGAGATGATGTTCTTGTGTTTGGTGGAGAATTGTAA
- a CDS encoding methyl-accepting chemotaxis protein: MNRYLYWRGTASDLGKKIVFGCVSFCILAAAAGGSVGFLVGAGGLDIAPYKLAAMVVAVLLILSLAVGAWVNITICNPLVLLFTTCEEAAQNGFMFTKTIAGNVFFSRFSCVLERVFYYIREQIDETESIKKEAFKESRKTVRALRKAEKAAEKASASRAEAFAMAADQLQGVASGLTDNSQQLFGLMNDVTKGAMEQKDDLDVASHSMEQITAVARDISATTSRTAENAKGAMTVAEQSAGVVNKNLEAVEHMKSSHAELQENMKALSVQAGEISNVIELIEDVADQTNLLALNAAIEAARAGDAGRGFAVVADEVRKLAERTVTATADVRKIMFSIGDVIKENVVCVEHTSGLLDNVHELACDSQTSLKEIVRLAKGASERNMTIAEAVEEQVAASGQMGVLVHGISDVSQHTADISAQASDTVGSMTGHTQTLCNIIEDFRHQGEIDSTRVT; the protein is encoded by the coding sequence GTGAATAGATATTTATATTGGCGTGGCACTGCTTCTGATTTGGGTAAAAAAATTGTTTTTGGCTGCGTCAGCTTTTGCATTCTTGCAGCGGCAGCAGGGGGCAGTGTCGGTTTTCTCGTTGGAGCAGGCGGGTTGGATATTGCTCCATATAAGCTCGCAGCAATGGTTGTGGCTGTTCTTTTGATACTATCATTAGCGGTGGGGGCTTGGGTTAATATAACTATTTGTAACCCACTGGTTCTACTTTTTACTACATGTGAAGAAGCGGCACAGAATGGTTTTATGTTTACTAAAACTATTGCAGGAAACGTGTTCTTTAGCAGGTTTTCATGTGTGTTGGAGCGTGTTTTTTACTATATTCGTGAACAGATTGACGAAACTGAAAGTATAAAAAAAGAAGCTTTTAAAGAGTCGCGTAAGACTGTGCGTGCATTACGCAAAGCAGAGAAAGCGGCTGAGAAAGCAAGTGCATCCCGTGCTGAAGCTTTTGCTATGGCAGCAGATCAGTTGCAGGGAGTGGCATCTGGACTGACTGATAATTCACAACAACTTTTTGGTCTCATGAACGATGTAACCAAAGGTGCTATGGAGCAAAAAGATGACCTTGATGTAGCTTCACACTCAATGGAGCAGATTACTGCTGTAGCGAGAGATATTTCAGCGACAACAAGCCGGACTGCGGAAAATGCCAAAGGAGCCATGACAGTTGCGGAGCAAAGCGCTGGTGTTGTGAATAAAAATCTAGAGGCAGTAGAGCATATGAAAAGCTCACACGCAGAACTTCAGGAAAATATGAAGGCACTTAGCGTTCAGGCTGGTGAGATTTCGAATGTCATTGAATTGATCGAAGATGTGGCGGATCAAACAAACTTGCTGGCACTCAATGCTGCTATTGAAGCAGCACGGGCAGGAGATGCGGGCAGAGGATTTGCAGTAGTGGCTGATGAAGTACGGAAGCTTGCAGAGCGTACAGTGACTGCGACGGCAGATGTTCGAAAGATTATGTTTTCCATCGGTGATGTTATTAAAGAAAATGTTGTGTGCGTTGAACATACTAGCGGTCTACTTGATAACGTTCATGAGCTTGCGTGTGATTCTCAAACTTCATTGAAAGAAATTGTGCGGCTTGCAAAAGGTGCTTCGGAAAGAAACATGACTATTGCTGAGGCGGTAGAGGAGCAAGTAGCCGCTTCTGGGCAAATGGGTGTTCTTGTGCATGGCATTAGTGATGTTTCGCAGCATACTGCGGATATTTCTGCACAGGCTTCGGATACAGTAGGTTCTATGACCGGACATACGCAGACGCTGTGTAACATTATTGAAGACTTTCGGCATCAGGGAGAAATTGATTCAACCCGCGTTACGTAG
- a CDS encoding DUF1987 domain-containing protein, with protein sequence MEKYLVAATKSTPKISLNPVTHSHEISGESYPENCSKFYGPVFGWIKEYLAGVNGSKVTFSMDILYFNSSSSKALMELFELLDGAASSGTNIIVDWRYHEENEVALECGEDFMEEVSSVSFNLVSYS encoded by the coding sequence GTGGAAAAATATCTAGTTGCAGCAACTAAATCTACCCCGAAAATTAGTTTAAATCCCGTAACGCATTCCCATGAAATTTCAGGTGAATCATATCCTGAAAATTGTTCAAAATTTTATGGTCCCGTATTTGGCTGGATTAAAGAGTACCTAGCAGGTGTAAACGGCAGTAAGGTTACATTCTCTATGGATATTCTGTACTTCAACAGCTCAAGTTCGAAAGCGTTGATGGAGCTGTTTGAATTGCTTGATGGTGCTGCAAGTTCCGGTACCAATATTATTGTTGATTGGCGCTATCATGAAGAAAATGAAGTTGCATTAGAGTGCGGGGAAGATTTTATGGAAGAGGTTTCTTCAGTTTCCTTTAATTTAGTAAGTTATAGCTAA